Proteins encoded within one genomic window of Tabrizicola piscis:
- a CDS encoding ferric reductase gives MSRRTTVVRATLGWAALATATGLPIYASAVSPLLAWRDPIYIVAGLAGVVALALLLVQPLAAGGYLPGLTAAGGRRLNRALGVALVALVIMHVAALWITSPPDVVDALLFASPTPFAAWGVIAMWAVFASGLLVAFRRKLRLTPALWRVIHTMLALVIVVGSVVHAALIDGTMEQLSKLALCVLVLAVTAKVIARVWVQASRTRR, from the coding sequence ATGAGCCGCCGGACGACCGTGGTGCGAGCGACGCTTGGCTGGGCTGCCTTGGCGACAGCGACAGGTTTGCCGATCTATGCTTCGGCGGTAAGCCCGCTTCTGGCCTGGCGTGATCCGATTTACATCGTGGCAGGCTTGGCAGGCGTCGTCGCCTTGGCGTTGTTGCTGGTGCAGCCATTGGCAGCAGGTGGCTATCTCCCCGGCCTGACCGCTGCAGGGGGTAGAAGACTTAACCGCGCTCTCGGGGTCGCCCTGGTTGCTTTGGTCATCATGCATGTTGCTGCGCTCTGGATCACTAGCCCGCCAGACGTGGTTGATGCCCTCCTTTTTGCGTCGCCAACCCCGTTCGCAGCTTGGGGTGTTATCGCAATGTGGGCGGTCTTCGCTTCGGGCCTTCTGGTTGCTTTCCGAAGAAAACTGCGCCTGACGCCAGCCCTGTGGCGCGTTATCCACACGATGCTTGCCCTTGTGATCGTCGTTGGAAGCGTTGTCCACGCGGCGCTGATCGACGGAACCATGGAACAGCTGTCCAAACTGGCACTGTGCGTGCTGGTCCTTGCGGTGACGGCCAAGGTGATCGCGCGCGTCTGGGTTCAGGCATCTCGGACTCGCCGGTAG
- a CDS encoding MFS transporter has product MVEDAADPDVILDWFMTESWAEHLRQHRRATHSDADLHAALMAETAGGAYPTGRHLLSIGPRGK; this is encoded by the coding sequence GTGGTAGAGGATGCCGCTGACCCGGATGTGATCCTCGATTGGTTCATGACCGAATCCTGGGCTGAACACCTTCGCCAGCATCGCCGTGCAACCCATTCGGACGCCGACCTGCATGCTGCGCTGATGGCTGAGACGGCGGGTGGAGCCTATCCGACAGGCCGACACCTGCTCTCTATTGGGCCAAGGGGCAAATAA
- a CDS encoding NAD(P)H-binding protein codes for MILITTPSGDIGSRVLQNVLKDRQDVRVIARNPSSLPESLRHRVEVVEGSHADPDVIGRAISGVESVFWLPPGSPSSPSAEAAYVEFSRAFCDALPASSVTHVVGISALGRGWPKPAGLVTASLQMDDMIGRTGVNYRALTCASLMDNIQRQAELIQADGVFYQPTPARLKMPHVAKADVAAAAAGHLLALDWQGVGEVPLMGPEDISFEEMAEVMSSVLGRPVRYEEMPMEQFAGMMAAMGASDGMVRAYVDMLTAKNEGMDTARRPAARTGTPTTFRQWCEIELCPVVAA; via the coding sequence ATGATCCTCATCACCACGCCTTCGGGCGACATCGGCTCGCGCGTTCTTCAGAACGTGCTGAAGGACCGGCAGGACGTGCGGGTGATTGCCCGCAATCCCTCAAGCTTGCCGGAGAGTTTACGGCACCGCGTCGAGGTTGTTGAAGGTTCCCATGCAGACCCCGACGTGATCGGACGCGCCATTTCCGGCGTCGAAAGCGTCTTCTGGCTGCCGCCCGGCAGCCCATCCAGCCCGAGCGCGGAGGCCGCCTATGTGGAGTTTTCCCGGGCCTTCTGCGACGCCCTGCCTGCCTCGAGCGTCACGCATGTCGTAGGTATTTCCGCCTTGGGCCGCGGATGGCCGAAGCCTGCCGGCCTGGTGACGGCAAGTCTGCAGATGGATGACATGATCGGCAGAACCGGGGTGAACTACCGGGCCCTGACCTGCGCCTCGCTTATGGACAACATCCAGCGTCAAGCCGAGCTGATCCAAGCCGACGGTGTTTTCTACCAGCCGACGCCAGCCCGCCTCAAGATGCCCCATGTAGCGAAAGCAGATGTCGCCGCGGCGGCGGCAGGCCACTTGCTCGCATTGGACTGGCAGGGCGTGGGTGAGGTCCCGTTGATGGGTCCGGAAGACATCTCCTTTGAGGAGATGGCAGAGGTAATGTCCAGCGTTCTTGGCCGGCCTGTTCGCTATGAGGAGATGCCGATGGAACAGTTCGCCGGGATGATGGCGGCAATGGGCGCGAGCGATGGCATGGTCCGTGCCTACGTCGACATGCTCACCGCCAAGAATGAGGGAATGGACACGGCAAGACGACCTGCTGCGCGAACTGGAACGCCGACGACGTTCCGGCAATGGTGCGAGATCGAACTCTGTCCTGTTGTGGCGGCTTGA
- a CDS encoding acyl carrier protein — protein MNVRPAVIAALDKTSGLLDRPSLASLALSGGDFDLSELDIDSLATYEIIMQLEDEFGIDLPPASIASTTTLCDLVDVVARAVQAKP, from the coding sequence ATGAACGTCCGACCAGCAGTCATTGCTGCCCTTGATAAGACCAGTGGTTTGCTCGATCGCCCGTCGTTGGCTTCACTTGCCCTGTCGGGCGGGGACTTTGATTTGTCCGAGTTGGACATCGACAGCTTGGCAACATACGAGATAATCATGCAGCTTGAAGATGAATTCGGTATCGACCTTCCACCGGCGTCAATTGCGTCCACGACGACGCTTTGCGACCTTGTTGATGTGGTGGCGCGCGCAGTTCAAGCCAAGCCATGA
- a CDS encoding ring-cleaving dioxygenase has product MTHHVHGLHHVTSIASDAQKNNDFFTHTLGLRRVKKTVNFDQPDTYHLYYGDMTGSAGTVMTYFPFRQAAPGRPGSGEVSQTVFSVAKGFLPFWKDRLAKLGVQGLVEETRFGERRLTFKAPDGDAFALVEVEEDPRQGWVGAGVQQDEAVRGFHSATLRLRDGTETGELLAFMGYEVIEAEGSLTRYRAKIGNGANFIDIDVQPGLPRASQGAGSVHHIAFSVPDRAAQLLVRKSLLDTGYQVTPVIDRDYFWAIYFRSPGGVLFEVATDEPGFDRDEPVDHLGEALKLPEQHERLRAQLETYLDPIID; this is encoded by the coding sequence ATGACTCACCACGTCCACGGGCTTCACCACGTTACCTCGATCGCGTCCGACGCGCAGAAGAACAACGACTTTTTCACCCACACGCTGGGCTTGCGGCGGGTCAAGAAGACGGTGAACTTCGACCAGCCCGACACCTATCATCTGTACTACGGAGACATGACGGGAAGCGCCGGCACGGTGATGACCTATTTCCCGTTCCGCCAGGCCGCCCCCGGCCGCCCAGGCAGCGGCGAGGTATCACAAACCGTGTTTTCCGTCGCGAAGGGTTTCCTGCCCTTCTGGAAGGACCGACTTGCAAAGCTGGGTGTCCAAGGTCTGGTCGAGGAAACCCGCTTCGGCGAACGCCGACTGACCTTCAAAGCGCCGGACGGCGATGCCTTTGCGTTGGTCGAAGTCGAAGAGGATCCTCGTCAGGGCTGGGTCGGTGCTGGCGTCCAACAGGACGAGGCTGTGCGCGGGTTTCACAGCGCTACCCTTCGACTGCGTGACGGGACAGAGACAGGTGAGTTGCTTGCCTTCATGGGATATGAGGTCATCGAGGCCGAAGGCTCTTTGACTCGCTATCGCGCAAAGATTGGCAATGGCGCGAATTTCATCGATATCGATGTGCAGCCTGGGCTGCCGCGGGCCAGTCAAGGGGCCGGATCGGTGCATCACATCGCGTTCTCTGTCCCTGACCGGGCGGCCCAGCTGCTGGTTCGGAAGTCGCTGCTCGACACCGGCTATCAGGTCACTCCTGTCATTGACCGCGACTACTTCTGGGCAATCTATTTCCGCAGCCCGGGTGGGGTCCTGTTCGAAGTCGCCACCGACGAACCGGGTTTTGACCGGGATGAGCCTGTCGACCATCTGGGCGAGGCGCTGAAGCTCCCGGAACAACATGAAAGACTGCGAGCCCAACTCGAAACCTATCTGGACCCAATCATCGACTGA
- a CDS encoding alpha/beta hydrolase yields MPAPYHAFVTPPVGNAPLVFAFHGTGGNETQFAPLVQDILPGAGLVAPRGDVSEGGANRFFRRTGEGVFDMADLAHRSAAMASFVAETRAAHPDREAYAVGYSNGANILAAMTFEHAHLFDRVALLHPLIPWKPAGNPGLKGQLVLITGGRKDPICPLALTIALADYYKMEGAKVTAILHEGGHEIRQDEVVALTGFLR; encoded by the coding sequence ATGCCCGCACCCTACCACGCCTTCGTCACCCCGCCCGTCGGCAACGCGCCACTCGTTTTTGCCTTTCATGGAACAGGTGGCAACGAGACCCAATTTGCCCCGTTGGTCCAAGACATTCTTCCGGGCGCAGGGCTTGTCGCTCCCCGAGGTGACGTGTCTGAAGGTGGGGCAAACAGGTTCTTTCGCCGCACGGGTGAAGGGGTCTTTGACATGGCAGACCTCGCACACCGCAGTGCCGCCATGGCATCTTTCGTAGCAGAAACACGTGCAGCACATCCAGACCGGGAGGCCTATGCAGTGGGCTACTCGAACGGCGCTAACATCCTTGCCGCAATGACCTTCGAACATGCCCATCTTTTCGACCGGGTGGCCCTGCTTCATCCGTTAATCCCATGGAAACCTGCTGGAAATCCGGGCCTTAAAGGGCAGTTGGTTCTGATCACCGGCGGTCGCAAGGATCCGATCTGCCCCTTGGCGCTGACGATAGCGTTGGCAGACTACTACAAGATGGAGGGGGCGAAAGTGACCGCGATCCTGCATGAGGGCGGCCATGAGATAAGGCAAGACGAAGTGGTAGCCCTTACAGGGTTCCTTAGATAG
- a CDS encoding response regulator, which translates to MQKTVLVVEDEVLIAMDMQATLECLGWIVMGPTPTVKGALGLMDRELPAVAILDMNLGRELVTPVAEALRDREVPFLIASACVDPVALGGAVFEGVTNIGKPFNERGIATALAALDLPGLS; encoded by the coding sequence ATGCAAAAGACCGTGCTCGTAGTTGAAGACGAAGTCCTTATCGCAATGGACATGCAAGCAACGCTTGAGTGCTTGGGCTGGATCGTGATGGGACCGACACCGACCGTAAAAGGAGCGTTGGGTCTTATGGACCGAGAGCTTCCGGCGGTTGCAATTCTGGACATGAACCTTGGGCGCGAACTCGTGACGCCTGTTGCGGAAGCACTGAGAGATCGAGAGGTGCCATTTCTCATTGCAAGCGCCTGCGTTGACCCTGTGGCCTTGGGAGGTGCGGTCTTTGAAGGTGTCACCAACATTGGCAAGCCCTTCAACGAACGAGGTATTGCGACAGCTTTGGCGGCTCTGGATCTGCCGGGCCTGTCCTGA
- a CDS encoding twin-arginine translocation pathway signal — protein MHQQLITRRTLLVGAGFVIISGTSGFVPFARAQGLAPTQSMRGGSNNYLPGAPIVDRIGGGGFWMTGTVRRAGDGAPLAGQRIQIWAHTTEGHERDPHSHGATLTDANGEFRLEMPQIVPAFGQAHGHLAYDDAEFETVFLRPVMQSARDTTLHADFVLQPA, from the coding sequence ATGCATCAACAACTGATCACTCGACGGACCCTTTTGGTTGGTGCGGGCTTTGTCATCATCTCTGGCACGTCTGGCTTTGTCCCCTTTGCCCGCGCGCAGGGTCTTGCGCCCACCCAGTCGATGCGCGGCGGCTCCAATAACTACCTGCCTGGCGCTCCAATCGTTGACAGGATCGGCGGCGGTGGTTTCTGGATGACGGGAACTGTGCGTCGTGCAGGCGATGGTGCACCGTTGGCAGGCCAGCGCATCCAGATCTGGGCGCACACAACGGAAGGTCATGAGCGCGACCCCCACAGCCACGGCGCTACGCTGACGGACGCGAATGGTGAATTCCGATTGGAAATGCCGCAGATCGTGCCGGCATTCGGTCAGGCGCATGGGCACTTGGCCTATGACGACGCGGAGTTTGAAACGGTCTTTCTCAGGCCGGTCATGCAAAGCGCACGCGACACGACCCTGCACGCGGATTTCGTCCTGCAACCAGCCTGA
- a CDS encoding HWE histidine kinase domain-containing protein — protein MNIDDLYRQLRSGHVQAQGIVDTISHPLVVLDARLCVQSANRTFFETFNVDGFETIGKPIYELGTGQWDIPELRRLLGEIIPRATAVIDYEVETYFPDLGQRTMLITARAMTHSGGPRGILLSIIDATDQVQRDLAKDILYGEMRHRVRNLLTIAEVLARTTTTAGRTAEQYRDTFLGRFRSLTQAHEIALGGPGGLGLRRVIECILAPYTTATSVLIEGGPEVDLESAKLVTLSLVFHELATNAAKYGALSVPEGRVAVHWEGGEAEGALRIHWVETGGPPVSPRVKKGHGTMLIASSVEYTLAGHLDQRFLTEGLQVDLTIPIPMCPAGGEQGHAKDRARS, from the coding sequence GTGAATATCGATGACCTTTACAGGCAGCTCCGATCCGGACATGTCCAAGCTCAGGGCATTGTCGATACAATCTCACATCCGCTTGTTGTCCTTGACGCAAGATTGTGTGTCCAGAGTGCAAATCGGACCTTTTTTGAGACCTTCAACGTTGACGGGTTTGAGACGATCGGCAAGCCGATTTACGAGCTCGGTACAGGTCAATGGGACATTCCAGAGCTACGGCGCCTACTTGGCGAAATCATTCCTCGCGCGACGGCTGTCATCGACTACGAAGTCGAAACCTATTTTCCTGATCTTGGCCAACGTACAATGCTGATTACAGCCCGCGCGATGACGCATTCCGGCGGTCCGAGAGGCATTCTGTTGTCAATCATCGACGCGACCGATCAGGTCCAGCGAGATCTCGCCAAAGACATATTGTACGGCGAAATGCGGCATCGCGTCAGGAACTTACTCACTATCGCCGAAGTCCTGGCGCGGACGACTACCACTGCGGGACGCACTGCAGAGCAGTATAGGGACACGTTTCTGGGACGTTTCCGCTCCCTCACGCAGGCTCATGAAATTGCCCTTGGGGGACCAGGCGGCTTGGGGCTGCGGCGGGTAATCGAGTGTATCCTTGCACCCTATACAACAGCCACGTCTGTACTCATCGAAGGCGGCCCTGAGGTCGACTTGGAATCTGCGAAGTTGGTTACGCTGAGCCTCGTGTTCCACGAGTTGGCCACAAATGCCGCCAAGTATGGCGCTCTTTCCGTGCCAGAGGGCCGGGTTGCCGTGCACTGGGAGGGCGGTGAAGCTGAGGGGGCGCTACGTATCCACTGGGTAGAAACTGGAGGACCGCCGGTGTCACCCCGAGTAAAAAAGGGTCATGGAACTATGCTCATCGCATCATCAGTCGAGTACACACTCGCTGGTCATCTGGACCAGCGCTTCTTGACGGAGGGTTTGCAAGTGGACCTGACGATCCCAATTCCCATGTGTCCAGCAGGAGGGGAGCAAGGCCATGCAAAAGACCGTGCTCGTAGTTGA
- a CDS encoding AraC family transcriptional regulator, whose amino-acid sequence MDPLSDIISLLRPQDCVAAGLDAGGDWSIQFGRHEGLKCNAVLKGSCWLAVEGVADPMRLEAGDCVILPQGRPFLLSARKARFGEDAETIYAPIPHGSTAVYGGGGDFYMTGSRFLLCGPAAGILLGTLPPVVRVRPGPQTEAVQWSLDRIAEELRVPRPGGALSIAHLSHFVLVQVMRCHLENAPPGAGGWLATMADRHILQATVAMHGDLARPWTVQELAGHAGLSRTAFAVRFRRISGLTPIGYLTQFRMLLAADRLRRTERSIAQIAEEVGYASESAFAVAFKRVTGSSPRGYARGPTTTPDETTQFEPSDRPIHRRGRNASNLITRLWPDVR is encoded by the coding sequence ATGGACCCCCTGTCGGACATCATCTCGCTCCTGCGTCCGCAAGACTGCGTGGCGGCCGGGCTGGACGCGGGCGGCGACTGGTCGATCCAGTTCGGTCGTCATGAGGGGCTGAAATGCAACGCGGTCCTGAAGGGAAGTTGCTGGCTTGCGGTCGAGGGTGTCGCGGACCCTATGCGACTTGAAGCAGGGGATTGTGTGATCCTGCCGCAGGGGCGGCCATTCCTGCTTTCGGCGCGCAAGGCGCGCTTTGGCGAAGATGCCGAGACGATCTATGCCCCGATCCCGCACGGCAGTACGGCGGTCTATGGCGGTGGCGGCGACTTCTACATGACAGGAAGCCGCTTTCTTTTGTGCGGTCCGGCTGCCGGGATCCTTTTGGGTACGCTGCCGCCGGTCGTGCGGGTTCGGCCAGGCCCGCAAACGGAAGCCGTTCAGTGGTCGCTTGATCGGATTGCCGAGGAATTGCGGGTTCCGCGTCCAGGTGGGGCGCTGTCCATCGCCCATCTGTCGCATTTCGTGCTGGTTCAGGTCATGCGCTGCCATCTGGAAAACGCGCCGCCCGGGGCAGGAGGATGGCTGGCCACGATGGCCGACCGCCACATTTTGCAAGCGACAGTGGCGATGCACGGCGATCTGGCCAGGCCATGGACAGTGCAAGAGCTTGCGGGGCATGCCGGCCTCTCGAGGACCGCCTTCGCGGTTCGGTTCCGACGAATCTCGGGGCTGACGCCGATCGGCTATCTCACGCAGTTCCGCATGCTGCTTGCCGCTGATCGATTGCGCCGTACGGAGCGTTCCATCGCTCAAATTGCGGAAGAGGTCGGCTATGCCTCCGAAAGTGCTTTTGCTGTCGCCTTCAAGCGCGTAACTGGCTCCTCCCCGCGCGGCTACGCCCGAGGTCCAACGACAACCCCTGACGAGACGACCCAATTCGAACCGTCGGACCGACCGATCCACCGCAGAGGTCGAAACGCCTCCAACTTGATCACACGACTTTGGCCGGATGTACGCTGA